GCGCCCCCGGCACCACGGCGGTCGAGCGGATCAGCGAGGCGCCCTCGCCGTGCTCCAGGCCGATGCAGCCGCCCGGCACGCCGTCGAGTTCGGCGATCCAGTAGGTGGAGCCCTCCAGGGTCACGGTGATGGTGTCCCGCTCGCTGCTCAGGCCCACGGCCAGGATGAGGTCGCGCAGGGTGTCGAGGTCGGCCTCAGTGGTGGCCTGACGGAGGTGGATATGGACATCGGTGAGGGTCATGGCAGAAGCCTCCGGGCGGAAGATGGGATTCAGGTCGGTTCGGGAACGGGAGGCGCCCCATGTCGTCGCTCCGCCTCTCGCGCCGCCGCCTTGAGGAAGTACCGAAGCCCCGCCCCCGCCGCCGCATCCGTCTTCCAGCGCGGGATGACGTGCAGGTGAACGTGGGGGATGTGCTGACCGCCCGCCGGGAAGACGTTCCAGCCCACCGTGTAGCCGTCGGGCCGAACGGTGGCGTCCAGGTGCGCCCTCACCTCGGCGAGCAGGGCGTGGGTCGCGGCGACTTCCTCGGGCGTGAGGTCGAAGACGGTGGCGCAGGGGCGTTTGGTGACGATCAGGCCGGAGTACGGGAGGCCGTCGCCGTAGCGGCTGTCCTGGGTATACACGCACAACTCGTTCTCGAGCGTCACCTCGCCACCAACGAAGTCGGCGCGGGTGGAGAGCGGGTTCTCGTCCGGGCGCGCGAGCCAGTGCGCCCACTCCTCCTCCCGCTTCTCCAACAGGGTGCCGTCCAGGTGCACGGTCACCTTCACGAGAGCGCCGCCTTTGCTGCCTCGACCTGCTCCCGCACCCGTTCGGGAGCCGTGCCACCGTAGCTCTGGCGTCCCCTCACGCTCTCCTCGACGGTGAGGGAACGAGCGGTCTCGGCGCTCAGCAGCGGGTGAGCCGCGCGCAACTCCTCGTCGGTCAGGTCCCAGAGCTGCCGCCCGGTGCGGCTGGCGAGGCCCACCAGCCCGCCCACGACCTCGTGCGCCTCGCGGAAGGGCACGCCCGAGCGGGCGAGGAAGTCGGCGAGGTCGGTGGCCGTCGAGAAACCGCGCGCCGCCGCCGCCTTCGTCACCTCCGGGTGCCAGACCGTCTTCGGGAGCATGTCGGCGTAAAGCCGCAGGATGATGCTCAATGTGTCGTAGGAGTCGAACACGCCCTCCTTGTCCTCCTGAAGGTCCTTGTTGTAGGCGAGCGGCGTGCCCTTCACGACGGTCAGGAGGCCCATCAGGTTCCCGAAGACGCGGCCCGCCTTGCCCCGCGCGAGTTCGGATACGTCGGGGTTCTTCTTCTGCGGCATGATCGAGGAGCCGGTCGTGTGCGAATCGGGCAGCGTCAGGAAGCCGAACTCGAAGGTCGAGTAGAGGATGAGTTCTTCGGACAGGCGTGAGAGGTGAGCGGCGAGGATGGCGCAGGCCGAGAGGAATTCCAGCGCGAAGTCCCGGCTGCCCACTCCGTCCAGGCTGTTGGCGGTCGGGCGCGCGAAGCCGAGGGCGGCGGCGGTCGCGTGGCGGTCAATGGGCCAGGGCGTCCCGGCGAGCGCCGAGCTTCCCAGCGGCGACTCGTCCATTCGCGCGGCGGCGTCGCGGAAGCGGCCCTCGTCGCGCTCCAGCATGGCGGCGTAGGCCATGAACCAGTGGCTGAGGAGGATGGGCTGAGCGACCTGGAGGTGCGTGTACCCGGGGAGGATGACGGCCTCTCCATCGTCCGATGCGAGGTGCTTCTCGGCCTCCGCCACCATCACGGCCCGTAATGACCGCGTCCTGTCCGCCAGGTCGAGGGCCGCCTCCTTCGTGAAGAGCCGGAAATCGACGGCGACCTGATCGTTGCGGCTCCTCGCCGTGTGCAGCTTCCCCGCCACCGGGCCGATCCGGTCGCGCAGCGCCGCCTCGACATTCATATGCACGTCCTCGCGGTCGAGTCTCCACTCGAACGTTCCGGCGCGGATGTCGGCGAGGACAGCCTTCAGCCCGTCCTGAATCTGCGCCACCTCGTCCGGCGTGAGGATGCCGACCTCGCCCAGCATCGCCACGTGCGCGAGCGAGCCGCGGATGTCCTGCTCGGCGAGGCGCTGGTCGAAGGAGACGGAGGCGTTGAAGCGTTCCACGAGGCCGTCCGTCGCTTCCGCGAAGCGTCCGCCCCAGAGTTTCTTGTCCTGTGTGCTCGTCATGGCTCTGCGTCCTCGGTGGGAATTGGGCGGGGTCGCCGCTCGGACGCCCCCTCACCCCGGCCCTCGCCCACCAGGGGAGAGGGAGAGAAGATGGGTTTCACCAGCACCACGGGGGGCGGGCTCGCCGGGTTCGCGTGCGCGTACACCGCGCCCTCGTCCACCCGGTAGCCCAGGCGCTCGTAGAAGGGAATGACGGCGAGGTTGTACTGGCTGACGGCGAGGAGGACGCGGGCATACCCGTCCCGGGCGGCGACCTCCTCCACCGCGCGCACGAGGGCGACGCCGATGCCCCGTCCGCGCCAGTCAGGGCGGGTGGCGAGTTTGTTGAGGGTCAGGGTGTCCGTACTGTCGGGGCGCCAGCCGACGCAGCCCACCGCCTCCGCCCCCTCCCGGGCCAGGAAGCCACCGCCCTGCCCGAGGCTCCAGCGCACGTCCTCCACGGTGGTGCGGCTCCAACTGGAGCGTGGGTCCATGCCCGCCGCCATCATCACGGCGTGGAAGGCCGGGGCGTCGTCCGGGGTGGCGGGGCGCAGGGTGGGGGTCACGGCGCCCCCAGGGTCAGGCGCAGCTCATTCGTGGGGGTAAAGCCCAGGGTCTGGTAGATGGGCCGCCCTGCCTCCGAGGCGTGCAGGGACAGGACGCGGATATTCCGCCGCCGCGTCTCCGTGATGGCCGTTTCGGTCAGGAGCCGGGCAAGCCCCAAGCCCCGGTGCTGAGGGTGGGTGTACACATTCAGCAGGTAAGCGCGGAGGGGCTGCGGGTCTACAAAGTGTGGCGGCCAGTCGAGCAGCAGCAGCCCAGCGCCCGCCACAGGTTCTTCCCCCGCCTCGACGATCCAGCCCAGGTAGGTGCCCTCCGCGAGACGCGGCTCTACCCAGGGCGCGAACCCCGCGACCTCCTCGCGGTACTCCACCCCCATGTCTGTGAACATGGCGGCCCGCTGGGCAGCGATCAGGCCCGCGTCCCGCGCCGTCGCTGGGCGCGCCGTGTACCCCTGCGGCCACGCCATGCTCAAACCCGCTCGATTTCCTTCTGCCCCGCCTTCGCCTCCACCCGCGCCTGCACCCGCATCCGCAGGGCGTTGAGCTTGATAAAGGCCCCGGCGTCGTGCTGGTTGTAGTCGCCGCCCGCCTCAAAGGACACGAGGTCCTTGTCGTACAGGCTGCGCGGCGCCCGGCGGCCCACGACGATGCAGTTGCCCTTGTAGAGCTTGAGCCGCGCGGTGCCGGTGACGCTGCCCGCCACGTGGTCGATATAGACCTGCAAGGCCTCGCGCTCGGGGGCGAACCAGAAGCCGTTGTAGACGAGTTCGGCGTACCTGGGCGCGAGGGCGTCGCGCTGGTGCAGCACCTCGCGGTCCAGGGTCAGGCTCTCCACGGCGCGGCGGGCGTGGTAGAGCAGCGTGCCGCCGGGCGTCTCGTACACCCCGCGCGACTTCATGCCGACGAAGCGATTCTCCACGAGGTCCACGCGCCCGACCCCGTGCCGCCCGCCGATCTCGTTCGCCCTCTGGAGCAGGGCGGCGGGGGACAGCCGCTCACCGTTGATCGCCACCGGGTCGCCGTTCTCGAACTCGACCTCGACGTACTCGGGCTCGTTCGGCGCCTCCTCGGGGCTGACCGTCAGCTTGAACATATGGGCGGGGGGCTCGGCCCAGGGGTCCTCCAGGATGCCGCCCTCGTAGGAGATGTGCAGGAGGTTCGCGTCGGTGGACCAGGGATCCTTCTGGGTGGTGGGCACCGGGATGCCGTGTTCGCGGGCGAAGGCCTCCAGGTCGGCGCGGCCCTGGAACTCCCACTCGCGCCAGGGAGCCACCGTCACGATGTCGGGCTTGAGTGCGTAGGCCGTCATCTCGAAGCGCACCTGATCGTTGCCCTTGCCGGTCGCCCCGTGCGAGACGGCCACCGCGCCCTCCTGCTCGGCGATTTCCACCATCTTCTTGGCGATCAGGGGCCGGGCGATGGAGGTGCCCAGCAGGTAGTACCCCTCATACAGGGCGGCGGAGCGGAACATCGGGAACACGTAGTCGCGCACGAACTCCTCGCGCAGGTCGAGCGCGTAGGCGGCGACGGCCCCGGTGTTCAGCGCCTTGACCCGCGCCTCCTCGACCTCGTCCCCCTGGCC
The genomic region above belongs to Deinococcus aerius and contains:
- a CDS encoding GNAT family N-acetyltransferase, with amino-acid sequence MTPTLRPATPDDAPAFHAVMMAAGMDPRSSWSRTTVEDVRWSLGQGGGFLAREGAEAVGCVGWRPDSTDTLTLNKLATRPDWRGRGIGVALVRAVEEVAARDGYARVLLAVSQYNLAVIPFYERLGYRVDEGAVYAHANPASPPPVVLVKPIFSPSPLVGEGRGEGASERRPRPIPTEDAEP
- a CDS encoding GNAT family N-acetyltransferase, producing the protein MAWPQGYTARPATARDAGLIAAQRAAMFTDMGVEYREEVAGFAPWVEPRLAEGTYLGWIVEAGEEPVAGAGLLLLDWPPHFVDPQPLRAYLLNVYTHPQHRGLGLARLLTETAITETRRRNIRVLSLHASEAGRPIYQTLGFTPTNELRLTLGAP
- the argH gene encoding argininosuccinate lyase gives rise to the protein MTSTQDKKLWGGRFAEATDGLVERFNASVSFDQRLAEQDIRGSLAHVAMLGEVGILTPDEVAQIQDGLKAVLADIRAGTFEWRLDREDVHMNVEAALRDRIGPVAGKLHTARSRNDQVAVDFRLFTKEAALDLADRTRSLRAVMVAEAEKHLASDDGEAVILPGYTHLQVAQPILLSHWFMAYAAMLERDEGRFRDAAARMDESPLGSSALAGTPWPIDRHATAAALGFARPTANSLDGVGSRDFALEFLSACAILAAHLSRLSEELILYSTFEFGFLTLPDSHTTGSSIMPQKKNPDVSELARGKAGRVFGNLMGLLTVVKGTPLAYNKDLQEDKEGVFDSYDTLSIILRLYADMLPKTVWHPEVTKAAAARGFSTATDLADFLARSGVPFREAHEVVGGLVGLASRTGRQLWDLTDEELRAAHPLLSAETARSLTVEESVRGRQSYGGTAPERVREQVEAAKAALS
- a CDS encoding argininosuccinate synthase → MSKDKIVLAYSGGLDTSIILKWLQTERNYDVVAFTADLGQGDEVEEARVKALNTGAVAAYALDLREEFVRDYVFPMFRSAALYEGYYLLGTSIARPLIAKKMVEIAEQEGAVAVSHGATGKGNDQVRFEMTAYALKPDIVTVAPWREWEFQGRADLEAFAREHGIPVPTTQKDPWSTDANLLHISYEGGILEDPWAEPPAHMFKLTVSPEEAPNEPEYVEVEFENGDPVAINGERLSPAALLQRANEIGGRHGVGRVDLVENRFVGMKSRGVYETPGGTLLYHARRAVESLTLDREVLHQRDALAPRYAELVYNGFWFAPEREALQVYIDHVAGSVTGTARLKLYKGNCIVVGRRAPRSLYDKDLVSFEAGGDYNQHDAGAFIKLNALRMRVQARVEAKAGQKEIERV
- a CDS encoding HIT family protein, coding for MKVTVHLDGTLLEKREEEWAHWLARPDENPLSTRADFVGGEVTLENELCVYTQDSRYGDGLPYSGLIVTKRPCATVFDLTPEEVAATHALLAEVRAHLDATVRPDGYTVGWNVFPAGGQHIPHVHLHVIPRWKTDAAAGAGLRYFLKAAAREAERRHGAPPVPEPT